The bacterium region GGAAGCAGCGGATCGTCGCCTGTTCCAGGCAACGTCAAAGTGAAAAAGCGCTTCCCGTCCGGAGAGCGGGCGATCACGGCACTGCGCTTGTTGCGCGTTTCCCAGCCTTCCGGGAACGTCACCGCGAAGTGAAGCTCCGGATGAAGAAAGCGATTGCCAACCATCACTCCTTGATGCGCGCTCGCACCGACCACAAGTCCCTCCAGTCGCGCGAGCAGATTCTGCCGATCCGTCGCGATCGACGGTCCACCGGCTCGATTCAGCTGATCGGCGTTGAGCGCGGCGGCGGCGCTGCGTTCTTCGCTGTTTGGATGCGAAGAAAAGAAGCTCTTCGCTCGCGGGCGACTGGAGTGCAGGCTTTCCTCACGCGCGAACGTCGTCATGATCCCGGACAGGCCCGCGGGATCCCAACCGGCCGCAGCAACGAATCGCTGTCCGAGGCGATCGGCCTGGATTTCCTGATTGCGACTGTATTGCGCGAACAGGAACCTGCCTGGAAACTCGGCGACACCCGACACCGCGCGCCCGAGGTTCGGGCTCAGGATCGAGCCGGCCATTCCAGCAACGGCCGCGGCCATCTGAACGGGAAGGAAGGCGGCTTCGCGTACGCGTTGCGAAGCCGCATGCCGGGCCGCGACGTGCGCAATCTCGTGCGCCAGAACATTGGCGAGTTCGTCTTCTGTGTTGATCTGTGCCAGCAGCCCGCGCGATACATAGATGTCACCGCTGGGCAGAGCCAGTGCGTTGGAATTCTGGATATCGAGCACGCGAAAGCGATGGGGTAGTTGCGAGCGCGACGAGTGAACGACGAGTCGCTGTCCGATCGCGGCCACGTACGCGGTCAGGGTGCGGTCCTCGACCAGACCGAGTGCGCTCTCCAGTTCCAGGGCGGCCTTGCGCCCGCTCTCGATCTCTGAAGCCTCGCTGGCCAGGACGGCCTGCGGCCGACCCGATACCGGGTTGATCGCGCAGCCGAGTACGAGAAAAGTCAACCCACCCGCAATCGCCGCGGCCGTGCCGACCGTCCACCTGGCATCCATTCCCATCAAGATGGCCTCGCGTTGCGGCCAGAACAACCCGGTCTTCGCACGATCTCTCCTACAGGTCGAGCGTCAACGAGGAGGAAACTCGGAAAGCACTTCGGCTATGACTGCATCTATTCGGACTCCATCCCGACGCGAATGCGGCGGGGGCAATCCACCGGGTGCAACACCTCGCCAGACGAGCCGGTTCTTCCGGGTATCTATGATGTCGATCGCGAATGTCCCGAGCTTGAAATCCGCCTGATTGGCAAATGGACGGCCGTCGCTGTGCCAATGGGGCCCATAGCCAAAACGCCGATCCAAACTCTCCGGTTCGACCCGATACTCCAGGGACAGATGGTGCCCAACCCGGAAGTCGGGTCGTCCACCGGAGATCTTCGTGAAACCCTTTGCCAGAAGTTCGCGTTCGATCGCTGCACGGATCCCGTCGTTCAAGAGCGGTTGATCGAGTCGATCGCGAGTGTCGGACGCAGGCGCACTCAGCCAGGCAAAACTGCGCAGTGAGGCAAAATCCGCCTTCGGATCGAAGTCCGTAAACACCACGAGCCGCGCGCAACCCGATAGAAGTACACAGAGTGACAGACCTAACACACGACAGAGCGCGGGGCTCGGGATTGGATGCGAAAGACCCTCTCGGGAAAACCGAGGGGCGCGAGCTTCCATCACCTCGGCCTCCTCCCCTCTCTAGTCATCCTCAGAAGCGGCTCCGGATAGCCTGGCTTCCTGTTTCGCCCGGCGCTCGTTCAGTTCATCCACTCCGCCGGGTCGCATCGAAATGAACAGGCCTTCGGCTTCCGCGCACAGAACCCCTTCGCCAAACAGTTGTGCCTCGGTGTAGATCTTGCGCCCTTCCATGCGCAAATACTCGGCCTTGAACCGCAACTCGGTGTGTAGCGGCGTTGGGCTGCGGTAGCGCACGGTCAAGGTCCCGGTAAAACCAGGACTGCCCGAAAGCGATTGGACGAAGCCGAGCACTTCGTCGAAAGCCGCGGCGACAAAACCACCGTGCAAGGAACCGGGAGGTCCCTCGTAAGCCGAACCGAAGGTGCCGAGCGCTTCCGCCGTGCGCTCGCCGGTCTCGAAGATTCGCAGGGGCGGCGCAAGTGGATTGGCCAGACCGATCATGGGGCTTTGGTCGAAGAACGCCCCGACATCACCCGCCATGGCGGACTCCGCATGTCCGAGCACACTGCTCAGACGGGGATGCCGCTTGAGCCGCTCCGCGTAGCGTTCGAGGGCGTCAGCTGCGGCCGCGAGCTCCGCCTCCGGCGCCATGCTGGGAACGAGCCGTTCGATCACATCGCGCATCGCCCGGGCGAGGCGACGCTTCTGCTCCCACATGCCGTTCTCCGACGACTTGGTGGTGTCCCAGTAGCTCCCGGATGAATTGTCGGGGTCTTTGTTTTCCGGCACGAGCGGCAGTCTATCAGGAGCGTCTCTCCGGCGCCCGATATACGCCCACGACCTTACTGCTGTTCGGTATGTGT contains the following coding sequences:
- a CDS encoding PaaI family thioesterase, with translation MWEQKRRLARAMRDVIERLVPSMAPEAELAAAADALERYAERLKRHPRLSSVLGHAESAMAGDVGAFFDQSPMIGLANPLAPPLRIFETGERTAEALGTFGSAYEGPPGSLHGGFVAAAFDEVLGFVQSLSGSPGFTGTLTVRYRSPTPLHTELRFKAEYLRMEGRKIYTEAQLFGEGVLCAEAEGLFISMRPGGVDELNERRAKQEARLSGAASEDD
- a CDS encoding M48 family metalloprotease, which translates into the protein MFWPQREAILMGMDARWTVGTAAAIAGGLTFLVLGCAINPVSGRPQAVLASEASEIESGRKAALELESALGLVEDRTLTAYVAAIGQRLVVHSSRSQLPHRFRVLDIQNSNALALPSGDIYVSRGLLAQINTEDELANVLAHEIAHVAARHAASQRVREAAFLPVQMAAAVAGMAGSILSPNLGRAVSGVAEFPGRFLFAQYSRNQEIQADRLGQRFVAAAGWDPAGLSGIMTTFAREESLHSSRPRAKSFFSSHPNSEERSAAAALNADQLNRAGGPSIATDRQNLLARLEGLVVGASAHQGVMVGNRFLHPELHFAVTFPEGWETRNKRSAVIARSPDGKRFFTLTLPGTGDDPLLPARAFERRRGLRHSPQSLRIGGFSAAHGVHVPSRDRQGPALHLTWIAYRGRIYQLTGISPRTSFPGDVAIFNRVSRSFRRLVRGERNEVREWRLRFTEARRGEPLARLLARAGSEWTAREAAVANGLEADVVLFRGQYVKFPRLELYGHQGP
- a CDS encoding DUF4136 domain-containing protein yields the protein MEARAPRFSREGLSHPIPSPALCRVLGLSLCVLLSGCARLVVFTDFDPKADFASLRSFAWLSAPASDTRDRLDQPLLNDGIRAAIERELLAKGFTKISGGRPDFRVGHHLSLEYRVEPESLDRRFGYGPHWHSDGRPFANQADFKLGTFAIDIIDTRKNRLVWRGVAPGGLPPPHSRRDGVRIDAVIAEVLSEFPPR